GTTATTTAATTGATAATTTAACAATTAAATGAATTAATCAAATATAAAAATATCCGCTTTAACCATCTTTACATAAATGGAAATATAAATTAAATTTCTATAAATAGTAGTATATTGCCCATTTTATTGATAAACGCTATCAAATAGTTTAAGAAAATGAATGAAGGTTTAACATGGTAGAAGACCTCAAAATATTAATACTCGAAGACGTTCCTTTCGATGCTGAGCTCATAAATAGAGAATTGGAAAGAAGTGGAATGAAATTTTCTTCTAGAAGGGTAGAAGAAGAAAAAGAATATTTGAATGAATTAAATGAATTTAAACCCGATATAATTCTAGCAGATCATTCACTTCCTCATTTTGATGGTATTTCTGCTCTGCGTATAGCGAAGAACAAATGTCCAGACGTACCTTTTATTTTTGTTAGTGGTAAGATGGGAGAAGACTTTGCTATAGAAGCCTTAAAATGCGGTGCAACAGATTATGTTCTTAAAGGCAGCCTATCAAAGATAGTACATGCAGTAAATCGTGCACTAGAGGAAGTTAAAGAACATTCAAAACGTAAAATGGCTGAAGAGGCATTAAGAAATAGTCTAAGACAGCTGAAGGAAGCACAGAAAATTGGACATATTGGTAGTTGGGAATGGGATTTAAAAGCACGTGAATTGGATTGTTCCGATGAATTTTATAATATTATGAGTTTAGAACCAACAGAATTTGGAAAAAGTTACAAAGCAATGATGGACATCATACATCCCGATGATAGACAGAGTGTTAAAGAAAGTATAATGGGTGCCGTAAATGAACAGAAGCCCTTTTCAAATGACTACAGATTAATAAGGCCGGATGGAACTGTTAGGATACTTTCATCTAAAGGTGAAGTAATTACAGATCCAAATGGAAAACCTCTAAGAATAGTAGGAACTGAACAAGATATAACCGAACATAAAATTGCAGAGGAAAAAATTAAATCATCACTAAAAGATAAGGAAATGCTGTTACAAGAGATACACCACAGGGTAAAAAACAATTTACAAGTAATTTCTAGTCTTCTACGTCTCCAGTCAAGATTTATTAAAGATCAAAACTCAATTGACATTTTCAAAGAAACTCAAAACAGAGTTAGAAGCATAGCAATTCTACATGAAAAACTCTACCAGTCAGACAACCTTGCAAAAATTAAAATTGACGAATATGTGAAGATCCTAGCAGAAGACTTGATGTACTTTTATGAACTAGAAGAAAGCAACATAAACATGATTCTAGATATTGATGATGTATCACTTAACATTGAAACAGCAATTCCCTGTGGACTTTTGATAAATGAGATGGTAGCTAACTCATTAAAATATGCATTCCCAAATCAAAAAAATGGAGAAATAAAAATTGAACTCCATTCAAATAATGAAGATCAATTTAAACTAACAGTAAGTGATAATGGAGTGGGTATTCCTGAAGAAATTGATCCAGAAAAAGCTGAAACATTTGGAATGCAACTCATTAAATACCTTACCAAACAATTAAAGGGTACAATAGAACTGGACAACAACAATGGAACAAAATATCAGCTTAAATTCAACGAATTGAAATATAAAGATAGGGTAAATTCAAATGGTTAATGAAAAAATATTGGTTGTTGAAGATGAAGAACTCATAGGCCAAGACATAAAAATACTCCTGGAAGATCTGGGATACGAAGTTGTTGACCTTGTACCTTCAGGTGAAGAAGCCATTTCTCTTGCAAGAGAAGCACATGCAGATCTTGTTCTAATGGATATTATGTTAGAAGGCGACATAGATGGTATAGAAGCTGCTCATCACATCAATAACGATCTTGGCATACCCATTATTTACCTGACAGCATATAGAAATGAAGAAATCCTTGAACGAGCAAAATTAACCGAGCCATACGCTTACATAGTCAAACCATTCGAAGAAAGGGAACTTCGTACAAATGTTGAGATAGTACTCAACAGACACAAAGCAGAAAAAGAGAGAATAAAATTAACAGAAGTAACAGCTAAAAATGAATTCCTGAAAAAATCATTAAAGGAACAAGAAACACTACTTAGAGAGATACATCACAGAGTCAACAACAACATGCAGATTATATCAAGCCTGTTATCTCTTCAATCAACACAGGTAAAGGATAAAAGAGATTTAGATCTTTTTATAGACAGTCAAAATCGAGTTAAATCAATGGCAAAGATACATGAACGATTATATCAATCAAATGATCTTTCAAGCGTCCAATTTGCAGAATATGGAATGAGTCTTTTAAACGATCTTTTCAGTTCCCATAGGGCCCCACCAGGTATCAGACTAAAGGCAGACATAGAAAATATTTCCTTCAACATGGAAACAGCAATACCTTGCGGATTGATCATCAATGAACTAGTTTCAAATGCTCTAAAATATGCATTTCCCAATGGTAAAGGCGAAATTTATGTAAGTTTAATGCATAACAACGACAACAAATATTTATTAACCATCAAAGATAATGGTATTGGACTACCAACAGATATAGACTTCAAAAACACCCAATCACTCGGATTCAGACTAATCAACAATCTAACAAATCAGCTCGACGGAAAAATTGATTTGGATGTTAAAAATGGCACTAAATTCAGTATATTATTTGAAGAATTGACATATGAAACAAGGGCAGGAATTAAAGAAACAATTGTGACTGCGTATCAATCAAGAGAACTCAGAAGACACGCCAAAGAACTGTTCAGTAATAGTATTGATAATTGGGGAGATATGCCCAAGGATTTAAGAGAATTGATACAGGATCTTCAGGTACAACAGATTGAAAATGATATGCAGAAGGAAGAATTAAAACGATTAAGAAAAGAGAACATTGATACTAAGAAAAAGTATTTGGACCTTTACAATTCCGCCCCGATAGGATACTTCACAATACTTAAAAATGGATTAATACTCGATATAAATAATACTGGAGCATCAATTTTAGGCATTTCAAAAACAGGATTAATTAAAACTTCCTTCATCAGTTTCCTTAAACCAGATTCAAGGACAAAATTTAATCAAAATAATAAAACTGCAATTGAAAACAGACAAAAACTGGGATACGAACTCGAAATTGTAAGGGCCGAAGGAGATTCATTCAAATCTTATATTGAAACCAACCCAATATATGATAAAGAAGAGAAATTCAAAGAGTTTAAAGTATCAATAATAGATGTGAAGCGTTTCATAAATGATTAAATAAAAAAAAATATCTTCATATATTAATTTTATATTTTAATATATTTAAAAGACATATTCCATAAAAAAGAAAATTTACAGTTTTAAAATTCATTTCCAAGATATTTACCAAGTCTCCTTGCTAAAGCAACAATTGTAAGAACAGGAGGTGCTCCTGGAGCCTTTGGGAAAACGCTGGCATCTGCAACAAATAGATTGGACAATTCAGTTTCAAGATTTTTATCAATTACTTGCCCAATTGCAGCGGTTCCTCCTGGATGGGCTCCTCTAGCAGGGGTAGATGTTAAAGTGGTAGGATCAACGCCCGCCTCCGTTAATATGGCTCCTGCGACAGCAGATCCTTTGGCAAGAAGACTTACATCATTGGATGTACTATACTTTTTAACACTATTCTCAAGAACAGTTCCGCTTGGTTCATCTGCTATTTTAATCATTAATCCTATTATATCTCCTTTACTGACGTTGAACTTCATGAGTTTATTATTGAGTATGCCTGAGTAGTGTGGAGATAAAATAACGTCATCTAATGTAATTAGAGCATTCATTGTTACTTCAGTGTTAAAATCTATTTTCCCTAATATCCCGCCTACAGTTACAAATGTGTCAACAAAAAGATTGTTACCAGCATCTATACCTGATCTGTTTAATATTCTAGGAGTTCCAATACCACCTGCAGACAACACAACACAATCAGCTAAAAATTCTTTGTCTTTACTTTTTACACCCCTTAATTCACCATTTTTAATGATAATTTCCGTGATAGCTGTGTTATCAATAACTTTTGCACCAAAATCTACTGCTTCATCCACATATTTTCTGCTTGTCCATTTAGAATCCCTTGGACATCCAAAAGTACATTTACCACAGGGTTTACAAGTTTCATGATTAATAAATTTGGGCATTTTTTGTGTTTTAAAACCAAGTGATTCTGCCTTATCCATTATAAGTTTAGTGCCAGGTCCAAAATGTGAATCTGGAAGTGTTGATACACCCATTTCAATTTCAATTTCTTTGAAGTGATCTTCAAGATCAATACCAATATTTTTTAACTGTTCTTGACATGTTCGAACAGCATTTCCTGCAGTTACCAGTGTTGTTCCACCGACGCAACTAGTTTTTAATAGCTCAACACCAACTTCAGCATTTTCATAGTGTTTAAAAGCATCTTTAATTTTGGTATACGGTCCTTTTTCTATTAGGGTAACATTTTTTCCTTTTTTTGCTAGTTCCCTAGCAACTGTTGCGCCACCTGCGCCCGATCCAACGATAATAAATTTTTTCATAAAATCATCAACATTAAATTTAGATTAAAATTAAGCTCTTTTCAGTGTTCTACGAGGTTGGCTTGGCTTAAATTCCTGTTTTTTCTCTTTTTTTTCCATGAAGAATCTAACTGCTAAAAATCCTCCCAATAAACCAAATCCTCCATATATTATTAGCGAAACAATTAAGCTGAATATAAGATTTAATATGCCGCTGAATGCAACTAAAACACCGAGTGAAAGTGGATTTGGAAGAACATATGGTAATGTTGGGGGTGTTATAAATCCGAAAAAGAAAAAGAATATGCAGAAAATGCCTGTTGCAATACCTCCAACCTTATAACTTGTATCTTCAGGTCGAGTAAGATAAGTTGCAATAAATCCCATAATTATTAGAGAGATAACCCCTCCAATACCAACTAAAGGTAGGATAATACCTAATATGAAGCTAATAATTATTGCAGTTTCAATATTGAAATTTGGCATTTTGATACTCCCAAAATAAATATAGTAATACTTGTTATAGTGTGAACATTATGACATAAAATTATTTCTACGGATAGTTATCCTTTTTGATTACAGTTAAATGTTACTAAAATATTTTTATTGAATTTAACTCTATTGATTATTAAACTTCTTAATCGTTAATATTTTTTTAAAAATTACATTATTATTATTTTTAGAGTTCATTATTTGCCAAATACAAATAAAACATTTTATATAGGTTTTAAAATTGAAACCTTACTTAATATTTGATTGTATCATAAAGATTAAACTTTAGTACCATTTAAAATAAAAAAATGGTTTATGGATTTGAATTTTTGTATTGTATCACTGGTTCGTTTAAGTTGGTGAATGGAAATTTAAAGAGGAATATAAATAAAAAGTTGAAATAGCTGAAGATGTGATACACAAACATAAAATTCTTAAAAATTTTTTGCATATCATTGGTGTAGATATGGCAACAGCAGTTGAAGATGCATGTTCCATGGAACATGTTCTAGACGTTACAACAATAAAAAAATTAAAAAAGTTCGCAGAATCTACTGAAATTTGGCAAATACAGATGAATTATTATATTCATTTAAATATTATGAGAAAATGGGAAATTACCAACATAAAAACCATTTAACATATCTCTCAAAATTTTATAGATCCCATCCAATTATCAATCTAAGAAATCCAAGAATTTTTATTGGTTTAAACCAAAATATACTTAATAACACAATAAAAACTACATAAATAATTTGTGAAACTTTTTTA
This Methanobacterium spitsbergense DNA region includes the following protein-coding sequences:
- a CDS encoding histidine kinase dimerization/phosphoacceptor domain -containing protein codes for the protein MVEDLKILILEDVPFDAELINRELERSGMKFSSRRVEEEKEYLNELNEFKPDIILADHSLPHFDGISALRIAKNKCPDVPFIFVSGKMGEDFAIEALKCGATDYVLKGSLSKIVHAVNRALEEVKEHSKRKMAEEALRNSLRQLKEAQKIGHIGSWEWDLKARELDCSDEFYNIMSLEPTEFGKSYKAMMDIIHPDDRQSVKESIMGAVNEQKPFSNDYRLIRPDGTVRILSSKGEVITDPNGKPLRIVGTEQDITEHKIAEEKIKSSLKDKEMLLQEIHHRVKNNLQVISSLLRLQSRFIKDQNSIDIFKETQNRVRSIAILHEKLYQSDNLAKIKIDEYVKILAEDLMYFYELEESNINMILDIDDVSLNIETAIPCGLLINEMVANSLKYAFPNQKNGEIKIELHSNNEDQFKLTVSDNGVGIPEEIDPEKAETFGMQLIKYLTKQLKGTIELDNNNGTKYQLKFNELKYKDRVNSNG
- a CDS encoding histidine kinase dimerization/phosphoacceptor domain -containing protein, which translates into the protein MVNEKILVVEDEELIGQDIKILLEDLGYEVVDLVPSGEEAISLAREAHADLVLMDIMLEGDIDGIEAAHHINNDLGIPIIYLTAYRNEEILERAKLTEPYAYIVKPFEERELRTNVEIVLNRHKAEKERIKLTEVTAKNEFLKKSLKEQETLLREIHHRVNNNMQIISSLLSLQSTQVKDKRDLDLFIDSQNRVKSMAKIHERLYQSNDLSSVQFAEYGMSLLNDLFSSHRAPPGIRLKADIENISFNMETAIPCGLIINELVSNALKYAFPNGKGEIYVSLMHNNDNKYLLTIKDNGIGLPTDIDFKNTQSLGFRLINNLTNQLDGKIDLDVKNGTKFSILFEELTYETRAGIKETIVTAYQSRELRRHAKELFSNSIDNWGDMPKDLRELIQDLQVQQIENDMQKEELKRLRKENIDTKKKYLDLYNSAPIGYFTILKNGLILDINNTGASILGISKTGLIKTSFISFLKPDSRTKFNQNNKTAIENRQKLGYELEIVRAEGDSFKSYIETNPIYDKEEKFKEFKVSIIDVKRFIND
- a CDS encoding GMC family oxidoreductase N-terminal domain-containing protein, whose protein sequence is MKKFIIVGSGAGGATVARELAKKGKNVTLIEKGPYTKIKDAFKHYENAEVGVELLKTSCVGGTTLVTAGNAVRTCQEQLKNIGIDLEDHFKEIEIEMGVSTLPDSHFGPGTKLIMDKAESLGFKTQKMPKFINHETCKPCGKCTFGCPRDSKWTSRKYVDEAVDFGAKVIDNTAITEIIIKNGELRGVKSKDKEFLADCVVLSAGGIGTPRILNRSGIDAGNNLFVDTFVTVGGILGKIDFNTEVTMNALITLDDVILSPHYSGILNNKLMKFNVSKGDIIGLMIKIADEPSGTVLENSVKKYSTSNDVSLLAKGSAVAGAILTEAGVDPTTLTSTPARGAHPGGTAAIGQVIDKNLETELSNLFVADASVFPKAPGAPPVLTIVALARRLGKYLGNEF
- a CDS encoding iron dependent repressor, metal binding and dimerization domain protein, with product MIHKHKILKNFLHIIGVDMATAVEDACSMEHVLDVTTIKKLKKFAESTEIWQIQMNYYIHLNIMRKWEITNIKTI